The genomic region ATTTAGAGGGGTCACTTAGATCACTTGCTGAAACCTTCGGAATGGCCGTTTCTACTCTCAAAGAGGTTTTAAAACGCTCGAACAAGATCATTAAGCGAACTATTGGCCGTGGACGTGCAGCAGTAACAAAAGTAGCCAGTCGAAACATGCTATTTAAAAGATTACTATATTTACGTAAAAACAGGATAAAACAGGCGCAATTAACATTTGCTGAGCTATTATCTGAGTTGAATGGATTATTCCAAACACTTGAAATACCGTCGTTAGAAAAAGAGCTTATCCTTAATGAAATAGATTTATTATTTAGCCAGGGGAAGTCTCCGCCTGACAAATTAATTAGTTAAAAATTAATAAGCCAGTCTGCCAATACATATCTTAATTCTCCTTGTGTCTGTTCTTTGTGTTTATAATTATTATTATTTAGATATTCTTTACTGGAGTTTGATTTAATTATTAAGTAAATGTTTTATTAGTCATTTTACATTTAAAAGATCTTATTTAATTTCTTAGTAACAACAGAGAATGTAGGTATTTTCTAATAATTCTGATTAAAAAGTTATAGGAACGCTAGTTCTATATTTCAGGTATAAAGAACCTTGTAAACAATTTCCATAATGATTATTATGGGGTTATATAATGTGTTTGGATATATGTTTAGTTATGTGTTTTACCTTGTTTATCACCACCCATATTAAAACACAAATATTTTTCCGTTAAACGTAGACCGGTCCTCCAGAAGAATCACGGAATGGTGGAGAGTTATTCCGTGATTCTTCTGGAGGACCTAAGATAAATAACCCACTTACCTGGATATAAACTGATATGTAGTGGTAGGGGGTGGTGGTGTGTAGTTAGTTTGTGTGTAGTGAGTTAGGTAGAGAGATAGTAGAGTGTTAGTGTGTGAGTAAGTAGGTATGTAGGTATGTAGGTAGGTAGGTAGGTAGGTATAGAGAGTATGAGTAAGTGTAAGTGATTTAGTGAGTTCAAGGACAAGTTCAAGTGCGGTAGTTCAAGGGATCAGGTGAAAGTTTAAGGTTGTGTGTAGTTTTTAAATGAGAATTTTGATAGTAATTGAGAACTTGTAAGAAGGAGGAGAAGGGTGTTTGAGGTTCCATTTGTTGCCGTTTTTAATTTCGAAAGAGGGAAAAGTGTATGAGTTAAAGACAACGATGGATGCTAAGATTTTATATTTTAAAGATGAGACGTCTTGGGTTACTACGCTCAGTTTTTTAACTCGTCCTTGGTATAGACGATTGTTTAAACGTGAGTGGATTAGCTGGGAAATTGTTGCAACGAAGGATGACATTCGGTATTTTGTATGGGTTCCAGATGTACAAGCAGGTAAAGCTTTTATGAGTAAGTTTTATGCTGAACATCCAGATGTTGAGATTGTGGAAGTGGAAGATCGGGTTATTGATTTCTCTCGAAACCATGCTGGGACTAAGTTATATACAGAAAGTCATTGGACAATTCCTATTAAAACTTATCATAACGAAGTAGTAGATACGCAAGCTGAATTGATTGAGTTTCTAGAGGGATTAGAGGGTGAACAAGAGATTCATATGCAATTTCTCATTGAACCTGCTTATCGAACTGAAAAAAGCTTTAGAGGAATTGTTCGGCAGTTTCATAAAGAGGGAGAAGCTGATGAATCCCTAGAAAAAGATAATGAACTTTATTTATCGGCAATTGAGGGAAAATCAACGCGAATACTTTCTAGATTGGGTATTAAGGTTGTGGCTTTTGGTAGAGATCAGAAAGACGCTAGGGACTTGATAAAGGCTGCCAAAGGATCTATTGGTACATTTTCTAGTGGACGTTTGAATCAATTAAAGGGTCGTGAGTGGTGGTGGTTTCGAACAATTCGACCATTGTTTCGCTGGGAATATAAAAATCGTATTTTTCCGATAGAACGGATGAAAAAAAGAGTCATTTTAGGGTCAGAGGAAATGGCGGCCATCATGAGGCTTCCAAGTGAAAGAGTTCAAACCAATAAATTGAATCGACTTAAAATGAGATCGACTCCATTACCAAAAGAATTAAAAGGTGCCACATTTAATTCAGGTTTAGCTATTACTCTAGGGGAACATTCTTATCACGGTAAGAAAAATAATGTTTTATTCGATCTTGCTACTTTGAGGTATCATGCAGCTTTTATGGGGATGTCAGGGATGGGTAAATCTACTGCTATGTATAATTTAGTAGAGGATTTAGTTAGTCTTGAAGGTGCTGGAACGCTTATTGGAGGAACCATTATTGATCCACATGGTGACCTATGCCAGGATATTGCAGCAAGAATACCACCTGAGAAGCAACACCTTGTTCGTTATATTAAGTTTTCGGAAGGTGAGATTCCGTTTAATGTTTATGATGTTGATTTTGTGTCTGCAGAAGATAAGATTGCTCAAACCGTTGCGGATGTTTTAAAAAGAACATGGAAGGACTTTTGGGGTCCTAACATTGACGATAATTTTTTAAATGGGGGAATTGTTTTACAACGATTAGGAGAAGCAAGTCTTCCCAATTTGCAGAGATTATTAAGTGATCCAGATTATCGTGATGATATACTTTCTCGATTAAATCGAAGTGATCCTATTGAAAACGATTTGTATTTATATTTTGCCAATTTACATGGGCTTCATGATCGTGAGTTACAATTAAAAACGAATTCTACTTTAAATAAATTAAGAAAAATTACCTTGTCTGGTGTTTTAGGAAAAATTCTTCGAGCAAAAACAAATGGTTTGAGATTTCGAGAAAGCATGGATCAAGGCATGATTAATCTACTTGATTTATCGGAATTAACAAGCGATGAGAAGAAATTGATTGGTTCTATGTGTTTGACATTTGCTGAATTGGCAGGAAAGAGTCGGGCCGATATACCAGCTATTGAACGAGATAAGTTGCCTTATCATTTTGTCATGGTGGATGAAGCTCCTACTTTAATGGAACACAGTACAGATGCTATTGAGTCTTTTGCTTCTGAGTTAAGGAAGTACAAGGTCTCCATTATATTAGGGATGCAAGGAATTAAAGATCAATTACCAAGGGAAGTCGCGTCAGCAATTTTCCGAAACTTCGGAACTCTTGTTTCATTCCGGTTAGGGGAGCCGGATGATGCCCAGTATGTTCATCGTTCGATGAATTCCGAGGTTATAAAAGAATCTGATTATTTACAGATAGAGCCTTATCATGCATATATGAGGATGCAGGTTGGAAATGAGCGAACACACCCATTTTTAGTTCGTATGAAGCCTCCAGGGCCGGCTTATTATCAAGATTCTATACTTGAGATAAAGACGCGTACAATTTCAGAAGCAATGGAAATTGAAAATAAAGTATTAGAAAAAATGAATGACCAACAGATAGTTCAAGAAAAAGAGCATGAAACAAATAATGATTCTATGTTTAAAGAAAACAATGAATTTATAGAAGATCAGGTACAATTTCATCAAGATAAATCTGATCCTCAAGATATTGCTGAAATAGATGTTAGTAATAAAGAGAAGAATCAAAATGAAACTTTGGATATATTAAATGCTTACGATCAGTTGGAACTAGAAAATGAAATAAAACAATCGAAGCTAGAATTGGACAATCATGAATTGACTGAATCTTTAGTTAGACAAATAAATGTTCGAGAAGAGGTGAAAAAGGATGATAAAATGGATAAAAAAGAAGCTAGTCTTGAAGACGCGCTGTTTTGAATGTAGGGGGATTTAGATGTCGAAACGTATCGGGACGAAGGAAGAAGATTTATTTATTGCTTTACATGATTTAGTGTTTGTCGATTATGATTTTTTACAAAAATATGTGTTTATCCATGAAGATGGTACTCCATTTCACAAAAACACGATTATGAATCATCTTCGTGCTTTAGAGCGTGAAGGGTATATCAAATCTTCACCGATTGCAAAAGCGAATGTAAGAGGGGCAGATCGATTAGTTTATACACTTGATACTAAAGGAATTCAAGAAGCTAGGGAACTACTTGGAGATGTTGACTGGGATACAAGATGGACTCAAAGGACACCTACGTATATTTATCATTCTTTGCAAATTGCTCACGTGTTAACTACTTATAATAGAGAAAAACATAGTGGAATTGAATTTCTTGAGTATTTTTCAGAGCGACGCGCTTATCGAAATTATGGAGAAGTGAGAGTAGAAAAGGATGGGAAAAAACGTCAGCCTTCAAATACAGTAATTCGCCCGGATGGTGCCTTTATTCTAAAGCGTGTTGTTAATGGGAAGAGCTTCCACTTTCTATATTTTGTAGAAATGGAGCGAAGCCGTCAACGAATTGAAAATACTTTGGACAAAATTCATCGTTACAATCAATACGTATTGAAAAAGGCCTATTTAAATGATCTAAGATTTGGTGTTCCAATTGATATGATACGTATTTTATTTATTTCTCAAAAGGAGAATGAGAGGGATCGTTTAATGCTCAATGCTAAAAATGGCGATTCACGAGAAATTGAAAAAATGCATGGGGCGTTACTTTTTGCTACTTATGAGGATGTGTTAGAAAATCCTTATGGTGATATATGGAAAGCTAAACATTCTACAACTGTTGATCATTTGTATTCCCTAACTAGTCGAATTGAATAGTCAATGCTCATAAAAGGGCAGATATATATCTTCGATTTGAAGGGGGGTGAAACAATGGGATATAAAGTTAAGCGAGGTACGACCTCAACTGGTAATACAATTAAAGAAATGATAACAAGTTTTTTTAAGAGATTGATAGCTGTATTGATTATTTTGACCGTAATGGTTGTATTAGGTTATTTTCTGTTGCAATTTTTCTATGCCAATTTCCCGGTTTTTGCGATAGCTGCTGATGATGTCATTGCTTTTGTTAAAGGTTTCTATGCTAAACATGGTCTTTGGGCTACATTAGGGTTTATTGGCTTAATTTGTCTTGCTGTATGGGCCTTAGGTGAAGAAGCCAAAAGAAAAGAACGTCGAAACGAGGCTATGAAACAAATGATGAAATAAGAAAGAGGGGGAAGAATGCAAAAGCGCATATATCCAAAAACGGTATTTAGAAAGAAGGTTTTTAAAGGATTTTTTTGGACTGGATTCTTATTGGCACTCTTTTTATCTGTTGTAGCTATTGTTCGATTATCAAATTTTGACACTAATCAAGTTGAGGCCAAACAGGCCCAACCAAAGGAAAATATGGTTAATTTTGCTACCCGAGAAGGAGCTCAATCTTTTGCTCAGAATTTTGCACGTGAATATTTTGATTGGCAGAATAGTGATGAGGGTAAGAAAAGCCGTATTGACCGTTTACAAACATATCTAGCTATTGGTTTAGATGAACAGGCTGGACTATCTTTTGAAGGGATGGAATGGAATAGCAGTTTATCCACTTCGCAAGTATGGAATGTTGAAGCAACAGGTCATGATTCAGCAAATATTACTTTGCGTGTAGAACACATATTAAATAGAACTATTTCGCAAGATGCAGAAGATGCTCCTTCTGAAGAAAAATCTGGACCATATGAAAAGTATTTTGTCGTTCCGATTCAAACAGATGGAAAGTCCTTTGTAGTCCATCAAATACCATATTTTATCTCTGCGCCAGAAAAACCGCAAATCACCTCTGATACCTCTATCAATGAAGACGGAAAACTCCAAGATACAAAACTCCAAGCAGAAATTATATCAGCACTTAATACATTTTTCAAAGTATATACAAATGGATCACAAGAAGAACTGTCTTATTACATTAAAGGCGATTATATTGAATCGATGACGGGTGTCATTACATTTAAAGAGGTTAAAAACCTAATCATTAAACAAGATCAATCTACAAATCAATATAAGGTTAGCGCTACAGTTGTTTTTCAGGAAAATCAATCAAAAGCAGAAGTGATTTATCCATATGAACTAATTCTTTTAAAAGAAGATAACCGTTGGTTTATAAAATCTATTAAAAATCATTAAAACATTTTAGGAGGTTAGTAGATTATGAACTTTGGGGAGAATATTCAAAGTTGGTTTTCTGTACAGGTAGGTGCTTTGTTTTTGGTGATTATTGGTGCAGTAGCGATTTATTTCTTAGTTAAACGAGAGTTTTCCAGGTTTGTAGGTTTTGCGATATTTGCCATGATTGTTGGAGTATTTGTTTTTACGCCTATTGCTGTTAAGGATTTAGGTACAAAATTATGGGCAACTGTTTTTGGCAGTTAATTAAAGTAAGAGGAAAGTGAGGAAGTACCATGAAACCTAAAATTTTACGAACTTACAATAGTGTGTGGAAAGTAGAAAAGGTTTTATATGGGATTCAAGACATTCCTTTACCGTTTCCCTTAACGTATAGACAAATTGGATTCTTTTCAGGCGGGGTATTTATTGTCTGGATTCTAAATCAATTTCCACCTTTAAGTTTATTGAATTTAAGTTTGGTTGAGTATGTTTTTTTACCAGGGCTATTCACATGGTTTTTTACAAAGCAGTTATTAGATGGAAAAGCAGCACATCGGTTTTTTATTCGGGTTATTCAGTATCATCTTTCACCTCACTTACGAAATCGATATAAAGAAGTATCTGATAGGAAGAAACCTTATCAATATGGCAGCAACGTCGGTTATCGTCAATTGAGTTATAACAAGGGGGGGAGAACGGATGATTGAATTTCCTATTAAATACTTTGAAGGGAATCTTGTATTCTCTCAAGATGGATCATGCTGGGCGTATTATGAAATAGAGGGTTATAATTATGATTTTTTATCGGATGATGAGAAGGATTTTATCTTCACTAGAATCAAAGCCTTTTTTTGGCAAATTCAGTTAGATACTCATATGTTGATTGTTCCCAATTTTCAGTCCATAAAAGAGACCCATGATCGATTTAAAATGAAGTTAACGGGACCTTTAAAAGAAGCAGCGATTAAACATACCGATGACTCTGCCAGGCAACTTGTAAAAATGTTAGGAAAAGAAGGAACTGAATATCGTTTTTTTATTGGAGTTAAGCTGCAAAAACCCGATGTTATCAAAAAATCTATTCTTCAGGATATCAAAGAGGCATGGAAGGAATTTATTAATGGTGTCCATGATGCATCTGGTTTTGATACACAGGAAATCGTTGAAGATGAAATCAATCGTTACCAAAAATCTGAAAGGAGAGTCTACAACAAGGTCAATGCTCGATTAAGGGCTGAACCAGTTTCAGAAGAGGATATTCAATGGCTGATTCGCAGGAATTTTTATCGAGGTATGGGAAAAGCCCCAATCTTAAAAAATTGGAGTCCTGAATATACAGTTCATTATAAAGAGTATGAAGAAGAGGAAATTACAGTACGCCGCCCATTATATTATGATATTTTACGACTATCAGAGGGACTCGTCGATGACTCTCCAAAACGAAGTTTGATTTTGAAGCAGATAATTGAGGGAGAAGAAGTGGAAGGTCATGCAGCTTTTTTAACTGTTTCCAATGTTCCTTATGAAATGGAGTTTCCGGGTGAGGAATGGATGTATGTTATTCAAAGCCTTGATTTCCCTGTGGAAGTGAGTGTTCGAACGGAAACCATGGATAACCGAAAGGCATTATCAGCTGTGCGTAATAAACAAAAGGAATTAAAAGACCAAGATCGACATGCGCGTGAAACCGGCAACGATACGGGATTAAATATTTTAGAGGGAAGGCAAGAAGCACATGAATTAGAAGCCCATTTGGAAAAGTCTAGAATGCCCCTAGTTAAGACCTCTATTATATTAGGCGTATCAGCTATGGATGAAGATGAATTAAAACGTCGTTGCGATACGATTAAAGATTTGTATCAAGATATGATGTTTCAAATTGAACAGCCTTACGGAGATCAATGGCTTGCTTTCAATGAATTTCTTCCTGGTGCAAAACGCTATGTGACTGATTATGTGCATTTTATGGAACCGGCAGCTGTTGCAGGCGGCATGTTTGGTGCGACCAAACAGTTAGGTGATGGGGAAGGTTTCTTTATTGGGAGTACAGGGATTTTGGATCAACCTGTATATATTATGCCTAATCGGGCTGCACAGGGGATACGAGGAACGAGGACAAATGCGCTGTCAGCTGCTTTTCTTGGATCATTAGGTGGCGGGAAATCATTCAGTGCCAATCTCATTACCTATTTATCGGTTCTTTCAGGAGGAAAAGCACTCGTTATTGATCCGAAGGGGGAACGTGGGAACTGGAAACGTGATTTATATGATTTGGGTGAGCAGGTTAATATTATTTCACTTTCTACCAAAGAAGAGGATAAAGGGAGATTAGATCCTTTTTCCATTCATGATGATTTAAAGGAAGCAGAGACACTTGCTCTGGATATTTTAACCTTCTTAACAGGTGTAAGGCTTGATGATTCGGAACGTTTTCCTAAGCTTTCGAATGCTGTCCATGAGGTTTCGAAGGAGAAAAACCCTTGCTTAAATAAAGTGGTTGAAAAGCTACTAAATAGTGAAAATAAATCAGCTAGATTACTAGGGAGCCATATTCAATCATTTAGTAAATTATCATTTGCCCAATTATTATTTGGTGATGGAGAGAATGATTCAGCGATTAGTCTTGAAACAGCTCTGAATGTGCTTCAAATCCAGAATCTTGAGTTACCTGCACCAAATACACCACAAGATCAATTTAATCTGTCCCAAATGTTATCTGTTGCGATGATGCTTCCAATTTCGTCATTTGCTCTTAAGTTTATCCAAAAGGATCGCAGTATTTTTAAGGTGGTATTACTGGATGAGGCATGGTCATTGTTAAATACGAATCAAGGAAGTCATTTAGCCACAAGGTTAGTAAGGGCAGGGCGTTCAATGAATGCTGGGATTTACTTTGTTACCCAAAATGCAAGTGACTTACTGGATGAGAAGATGAAGAATAACCTTGGGATGAAATTTGCTTTCCGGAGTACAGATCCTAAAGAAATTGAAAATGTCCTTTCGTTATTAAATCTAAAAAATACAGAATACAATGCCTCAACCCTACGGGAACTTCAGAATGGTCAGTGTTTATTTCAGGATATTACTGGACGTGTTGGAGTGGTTTCTATCAATGCTCTATTTAAAGATTTATTTGATGCTTTTGATAC from Niallia sp. XMNu-256 harbors:
- a CDS encoding ATP-binding protein is translated as MIEFPIKYFEGNLVFSQDGSCWAYYEIEGYNYDFLSDDEKDFIFTRIKAFFWQIQLDTHMLIVPNFQSIKETHDRFKMKLTGPLKEAAIKHTDDSARQLVKMLGKEGTEYRFFIGVKLQKPDVIKKSILQDIKEAWKEFINGVHDASGFDTQEIVEDEINRYQKSERRVYNKVNARLRAEPVSEEDIQWLIRRNFYRGMGKAPILKNWSPEYTVHYKEYEEEEITVRRPLYYDILRLSEGLVDDSPKRSLILKQIIEGEEVEGHAAFLTVSNVPYEMEFPGEEWMYVIQSLDFPVEVSVRTETMDNRKALSAVRNKQKELKDQDRHARETGNDTGLNILEGRQEAHELEAHLEKSRMPLVKTSIILGVSAMDEDELKRRCDTIKDLYQDMMFQIEQPYGDQWLAFNEFLPGAKRYVTDYVHFMEPAAVAGGMFGATKQLGDGEGFFIGSTGILDQPVYIMPNRAAQGIRGTRTNALSAAFLGSLGGGKSFSANLITYLSVLSGGKALVIDPKGERGNWKRDLYDLGEQVNIISLSTKEEDKGRLDPFSIHDDLKEAETLALDILTFLTGVRLDDSERFPKLSNAVHEVSKEKNPCLNKVVEKLLNSENKSARLLGSHIQSFSKLSFAQLLFGDGENDSAISLETALNVLQIQNLELPAPNTPQDQFNLSQMLSVAMMLPISSFALKFIQKDRSIFKVVLLDEAWSLLNTNQGSHLATRLVRAGRSMNAGIYFVTQNASDLLDEKMKNNLGMKFAFRSTDPKEIENVLSLLNLKNTEYNASTLRELQNGQCLFQDITGRVGVVSINALFKDLFDAFDTRPPIEKALNDWEIASDELHQIDDQIKFKKEGVYV
- a CDS encoding replication-relaxation family protein → MSKRIGTKEEDLFIALHDLVFVDYDFLQKYVFIHEDGTPFHKNTIMNHLRALEREGYIKSSPIAKANVRGADRLVYTLDTKGIQEARELLGDVDWDTRWTQRTPTYIYHSLQIAHVLTTYNREKHSGIEFLEYFSERRAYRNYGEVRVEKDGKKRQPSNTVIRPDGAFILKRVVNGKSFHFLYFVEMERSRQRIENTLDKIHRYNQYVLKKAYLNDLRFGVPIDMIRILFISQKENERDRLMLNAKNGDSREIEKMHGALLFATYEDVLENPYGDIWKAKHSTTVDHLYSLTSRIE
- a CDS encoding DUF87 domain-containing protein, with translation MRFHLLPFLISKEGKVYELKTTMDAKILYFKDETSWVTTLSFLTRPWYRRLFKREWISWEIVATKDDIRYFVWVPDVQAGKAFMSKFYAEHPDVEIVEVEDRVIDFSRNHAGTKLYTESHWTIPIKTYHNEVVDTQAELIEFLEGLEGEQEIHMQFLIEPAYRTEKSFRGIVRQFHKEGEADESLEKDNELYLSAIEGKSTRILSRLGIKVVAFGRDQKDARDLIKAAKGSIGTFSSGRLNQLKGREWWWFRTIRPLFRWEYKNRIFPIERMKKRVILGSEEMAAIMRLPSERVQTNKLNRLKMRSTPLPKELKGATFNSGLAITLGEHSYHGKKNNVLFDLATLRYHAAFMGMSGMGKSTAMYNLVEDLVSLEGAGTLIGGTIIDPHGDLCQDIAARIPPEKQHLVRYIKFSEGEIPFNVYDVDFVSAEDKIAQTVADVLKRTWKDFWGPNIDDNFLNGGIVLQRLGEASLPNLQRLLSDPDYRDDILSRLNRSDPIENDLYLYFANLHGLHDRELQLKTNSTLNKLRKITLSGVLGKILRAKTNGLRFRESMDQGMINLLDLSELTSDEKKLIGSMCLTFAELAGKSRADIPAIERDKLPYHFVMVDEAPTLMEHSTDAIESFASELRKYKVSIILGMQGIKDQLPREVASAIFRNFGTLVSFRLGEPDDAQYVHRSMNSEVIKESDYLQIEPYHAYMRMQVGNERTHPFLVRMKPPGPAYYQDSILEIKTRTISEAMEIENKVLEKMNDQQIVQEKEHETNNDSMFKENNEFIEDQVQFHQDKSDPQDIAEIDVSNKEKNQNETLDILNAYDQLELENEIKQSKLELDNHELTESLVRQINVREEVKKDDKMDKKEASLEDALF
- a CDS encoding conjugal transfer protein, giving the protein MQKRIYPKTVFRKKVFKGFFWTGFLLALFLSVVAIVRLSNFDTNQVEAKQAQPKENMVNFATREGAQSFAQNFAREYFDWQNSDEGKKSRIDRLQTYLAIGLDEQAGLSFEGMEWNSSLSTSQVWNVEATGHDSANITLRVEHILNRTISQDAEDAPSEEKSGPYEKYFVVPIQTDGKSFVVHQIPYFISAPEKPQITSDTSINEDGKLQDTKLQAEIISALNTFFKVYTNGSQEELSYYIKGDYIESMTGVITFKEVKNLIIKQDQSTNQYKVSATVVFQENQSKAEVIYPYELILLKEDNRWFIKSIKNH
- a CDS encoding TcpE family conjugal transfer membrane protein, which encodes MKPKILRTYNSVWKVEKVLYGIQDIPLPFPLTYRQIGFFSGGVFIVWILNQFPPLSLLNLSLVEYVFLPGLFTWFFTKQLLDGKAAHRFFIRVIQYHLSPHLRNRYKEVSDRKKPYQYGSNVGYRQLSYNKGGRTDD